Proteins from a genomic interval of Gemmatimonadales bacterium:
- a CDS encoding TetR/AcrR family transcriptional regulator: MASVAPQLLESEKPGSRATREAVLDAAERLFAERGFEATSLNDVGAAAGVSRGTPGYCFGSKADLYQAVLERCFAEVRSAVRSGRQRALASGESADRVLAGIVSEYFDFITANPNFVRLIEWEALTGGRTLEAVPPHVEAAQEALAALRDELALDPEHSGEAAQLLLSVIGLCWFPLVHSHTMLRALGINATTPEFLQARKRHVIDLVLSGTLGRSPS, translated from the coding sequence ATGGCTTCTGTTGCCCCTCAACTGCTCGAGTCCGAAAAGCCCGGATCCCGCGCCACACGGGAGGCGGTGCTCGATGCCGCTGAGCGGCTCTTTGCCGAGCGGGGGTTCGAGGCCACGAGCCTCAACGATGTGGGCGCCGCCGCCGGGGTCTCCCGGGGGACGCCCGGGTACTGTTTCGGCTCGAAGGCCGACCTCTATCAGGCCGTGCTGGAGCGCTGTTTCGCGGAGGTGCGGAGCGCCGTTCGAAGTGGCCGTCAGCGGGCCCTCGCCAGCGGCGAGTCGGCCGACCGGGTCCTCGCCGGCATCGTCTCCGAGTATTTCGACTTCATCACCGCCAACCCCAACTTCGTGCGCCTGATCGAGTGGGAAGCGCTGACCGGGGGGCGCACGCTGGAAGCGGTCCCGCCGCACGTCGAGGCCGCGCAGGAAGCGCTCGCCGCCCTCCGCGACGAATTGGCGCTCGACCCCGAGCATTCGGGCGAGGCCGCCCAACTCCTGCTGAGTGTCATCGGGCTCTGCTGGTTCCCGCTGGTGCATTCGCATACGATGCTGCGCGCCCTGGGCATCAACGCGACGACTCCTGAATTTCTCCAGGCGCGCAAGCGCCACGTGATCGACCTCGTGCTTTCGGGCACGCTTGGTCGGTCCCCGTC